The following coding sequences lie in one Flavobacterium cyclinae genomic window:
- a CDS encoding DUF4136 domain-containing protein, translated as MKTLKLLSILFVLTLASCGSVRVNADYDKKATFTNYKTYAYLKSGIDKAEISDLDKKRILYSIDEVMSTKGFTKSENPDVLISIFTKERDRVDVYQNYGFGWGWNPWWGMGMGYTNVTTTPEGTLFIDIIDAKTKELVWQGEGSGNLTNNTEKKDARIMEFVSKILEQYPPKN; from the coding sequence ATGAAAACACTAAAATTACTTTCGATTCTATTTGTTTTAACATTAGCATCATGCGGCAGTGTAAGAGTGAATGCAGATTATGATAAAAAAGCAACTTTTACAAACTACAAAACCTATGCGTATTTAAAAAGTGGTATTGATAAAGCTGAAATATCCGATTTAGACAAGAAAAGGATACTTTATTCAATTGACGAAGTCATGTCAACTAAAGGCTTTACAAAATCTGAGAATCCTGATGTATTAATTAGTATTTTTACAAAAGAGAGAGACCGAGTAGATGTATATCAAAACTATGGTTTTGGTTGGGGTTGGAATCCTTGGTGGGGAATGGGAATGGGATATACCAATGTAACTACAACTCCAGAAGGAACTCTTTTCATTGACATTATCGATGCTAAAACAAAAGAACTAGTTTGGCAAGGTGAAGGCAGTGGTAATCTTACAAATAATACTGAAAAGAAAGATGCAAGAATTATGGAATTTGTTTCTAAAATCTTAGAACAATATCCACCAAAAAATTAA
- a CDS encoding urocanate hydratase — protein MTFKEQILEGIPSVLPNPKPYETAINHAPKRKEILTEEEKKLALKNALRYFEPKHHATLIPEFKAELETYGRIYMYRLRPDYKMYARPISEYPGKSEQAKAIMLMIQNNLDYAVAQHPHELITYGGNGAVFQNWAQYRLTMKYLAEMTDEQTLVMYSGHPMGLFPSHKEAPRVVVTNGMVIPNYSKPDDWEKMNALGVSQYGQMTAGSYMYIGPQGIVHGTTITVLNGFRKIKKSPKGGLFVTSGLGGMSGAQPKAGNIAGCVTVCAEVNPKITKIRHEQGWINEIIDNINELVPRVKKALENQEVVSIAYLGNVVDVWERFDQENLHIDLGSDQTSLHNPWAGGYYPIGFTFEDSNKMMANEPDRFKEEVRKTLRRHAEAINKHTAKGTYFFDYGNAFLLESSRAGADVMNDHPTLGREFKYPSYVQDIMGPMCFDYGFGPFRWVCASGDPEDLAKTDKIACDVLEEMMKNSPEEIQQQMADNIQWIKGAQENKLVVGSQARILYADAEGRIKIAEAFNQAIAKGEIGYVILGRDHHDVSGTDSPYRETSNIYDGSRFTSDMAIHNVIGDSFRGATWVSIHNGGGVGWGEVINGGFGMVLDGSKEASRRLESMLFWDVNNGISRRSWARNEGAIFAIKRAMETQPLLKVTIPNIVDDNLL, from the coding sequence ATGACATTTAAAGAACAAATACTAGAGGGAATTCCGTCGGTTTTACCCAATCCTAAACCATACGAAACAGCAATTAATCACGCGCCAAAAAGAAAAGAAATTCTTACTGAAGAAGAAAAGAAATTAGCTCTTAAAAATGCGCTTCGCTATTTTGAACCAAAACATCATGCAACTTTAATTCCAGAATTTAAAGCGGAACTAGAAACTTACGGAAGAATTTACATGTACCGTTTGCGTCCTGATTACAAGATGTATGCACGTCCCATTTCAGAATATCCTGGAAAAAGCGAACAAGCCAAAGCGATTATGTTAATGATTCAAAACAACTTGGATTATGCTGTGGCACAACATCCTCATGAATTAATTACCTATGGTGGAAATGGAGCTGTTTTTCAAAACTGGGCACAATATCGCTTAACCATGAAATATTTGGCCGAAATGACAGACGAACAAACGCTAGTCATGTATTCGGGTCATCCTATGGGATTATTCCCTTCGCACAAAGAAGCGCCAAGAGTTGTGGTTACTAATGGAATGGTTATCCCAAATTATTCCAAACCAGACGACTGGGAAAAAATGAACGCATTGGGTGTTTCGCAATACGGACAAATGACAGCTGGAAGCTATATGTATATTGGTCCACAAGGAATTGTTCATGGTACAACAATCACAGTTTTAAACGGATTTAGAAAAATTAAAAAATCACCAAAAGGCGGATTATTTGTAACTTCTGGATTAGGAGGAATGAGTGGAGCTCAACCAAAAGCAGGAAATATTGCAGGTTGTGTTACCGTTTGTGCCGAAGTAAATCCCAAGATTACCAAAATTCGTCATGAACAAGGTTGGATTAATGAGATAATTGATAATATTAACGAATTAGTTCCTCGAGTTAAAAAAGCTTTAGAAAATCAAGAAGTGGTTTCCATTGCTTATTTAGGAAATGTGGTAGATGTTTGGGAACGATTTGACCAAGAAAATTTACATATCGATTTAGGTTCTGACCAAACTTCTCTTCACAATCCTTGGGCTGGAGGCTACTACCCTATCGGATTTACATTTGAAGATTCAAATAAAATGATGGCTAACGAACCGGATCGTTTCAAAGAAGAAGTTAGAAAAACACTTCGTCGTCATGCTGAAGCAATTAACAAACATACCGCTAAAGGAACGTATTTCTTTGATTATGGAAATGCCTTTTTATTAGAATCTTCAAGAGCCGGTGCCGATGTTATGAATGATCATCCAACCTTAGGAAGAGAATTCAAATATCCTAGCTATGTTCAGGATATTATGGGACCAATGTGTTTTGATTATGGTTTTGGACCCTTCCGTTGGGTTTGTGCTTCGGGTGACCCAGAAGATTTAGCGAAAACAGATAAAATAGCTTGTGATGTTTTAGAAGAAATGATGAAAAATTCTCCAGAAGAAATCCAACAACAAATGGCGGATAATATTCAATGGATTAAAGGAGCACAAGAAAACAAATTAGTTGTAGGTTCACAAGCTCGAATTTTATATGCCGATGCCGAAGGAAGAATAAAAATTGCAGAAGCCTTCAATCAAGCGATTGCAAAAGGTGAAATTGGTTATGTAATTTTAGGTCGCGACCATCACGATGTTTCAGGTACTGATTCTCCTTACAGAGAAACTTCTAACATTTATGATGGTTCAAGATTTACTTCAGACATGGCAATACACAATGTAATTGGTGATAGTTTCCGAGGTGCAACTTGGGTTTCTATTCACAACGGTGGTGGTGTTGGCTGGGGCGAAGTAATAAATGGTGGTTTTGGTATGGTTCTTGATGGTAGTAAAGAAGCATCAAGACGCTTAGAGTCAATGCTATTCTGGGATGTAAACAACGGAATTTCTAGAAGAAGTTGGGCGAGAAACGAAGGTGCTATTTTTGCAATAAAAAGAGCTATGGAGACGCAACCTTTATTAAAAGTTACCATCCCTAATATTGTAGACGATAATTTATTATAG
- a CDS encoding DUF5522 domain-containing protein, producing the protein MNNELNPNNLKEGEDFYYTPEGYKCFTEKYHLKRGYCCKSGCRHCPYGFDKKTGTNKKK; encoded by the coding sequence ATGAACAATGAATTAAATCCAAATAATTTAAAAGAAGGAGAAGATTTTTATTATACTCCTGAAGGATACAAATGCTTTACAGAAAAATATCATTTAAAAAGAGGTTATTGCTGTAAAAGTGGTTGTCGTCATTGTCCTTATGGTTTTGATAAAAAAACTGGAACCAATAAGAAAAAGTAA
- a CDS encoding GEVED domain-containing protein yields the protein MKKISFILKNFMVFLFFVFTTQSFSQTTDTFITSGSWTVPAGVTSVTVEIWGAGGGGGGSNTNGSGGSGGGSGAYASKTMTVTPSTNYTFTIGAGGIGGAAGSATGGNGGDSTINFGGLITAGGGNGGARNSGAVGTGGIASGGSTNTNGNPGIVGGASGGNGGTAPNGGAGGTGTTNAAGNPGNTPGAGGGGGERGGGNQPGGDGARGEIRFTYTPPVTYCVPTNTYSTSYYISGVTTTGGIANISNTPTGFSQYTNYSSLFVSQLPGSSFSLNATHPSSTYAYSVWVDWNNDSDFNDAGENVLSTGYLSTPASLGTITIPPGQPVGSYRMRIRNAYLSSPAPACGSFDYGEAEDYTIQVVAPAACSGTPSAGTVTTNPTSGNAGSNYTVSATGFTSASGLTFQWQYSTNGGSTWTNAGAASSTYSNYTAIAPALGTTVIWHLIVTCTNSGLSATSSTATFTSVSTINIPASGNNTVSCGTNVVLYDNGGASSDYANSSSGYTVLEAGLGATISISGNYTTESLDYIRIYSGIGTGGTLLATYSGTGAINYTGTAGQTLTVQFTSDSSVVYSGFALSVSYSGVCYPACSGTPSGGTVSISPASGIPGSSYTVSSTGYTGATGLNFQWQYSTNGGSTWTNAGAASGTYSNYTATAPALGTTVIWQLIVTCTNSGLSATSSTGTFTSVSAQNIPTSGSNTVSCGTSIVLYDNGGSASDYANSSSGYTVLEAGLGATITISGNYTTESVDYIRIYNGVGTGGTLLATYSGTGTINYTGTAGQTLTIQFTSDSSVVYSGFALSVSYSGVCYPVCSGTPSGGTVSTSPNTGWPGSSYTVSSSGYTQALNLTYQWQFSTDAGVSWTNAGASSSTYSDYSATAPTSGLVHWQLVVTCTNSGISSNSTVGIFTTMEVSSVVTGCPNVVSGGLGLNGADPAPFDCTASTTCVDLEATYLDLGETTDYIVEPILYNPPFAFNGLANPVSVNTDDVWSPIVNLPFDFCFYGNTYNQCVIGSNGILTFNTSVAGGSSGYSFSNNIPISGDPRLLENSIFGVFHDINPGVGGEVGWELITLPTGCRALVASWYNVPMFDENSILYTGMMVLYENSNIIEVYIQEKNIDNFGAGTWNDGNAVVGIQNATGTLASVAPGRNGLDPNWATTNEAWRFVPNGNSIASIAWYEGSGTTGPVVGTTPTINVCPTSTTTYTAEITYTLCDGRTIKEIDETTVTVNGAKVWNGSVDTDWNVANNWTPSGVPTAMDCVVIADTPNDPIISGTNYVGLGLNLTINNNATLTVNSNNYLTITDWVNINATGDLVLQNSASLIQTNNATNQGTMHMTRTANIRKLDYVYWSSPVTNFSINSVSPGTNGFKYKWLPTIPANVNGFGNWNTANENMVLGKGYIVRGPDSFTSSVAAFNAVFTGTPNNGIITTPIQRGTWNGGNYSTGVSTTLGTNEDDNWNLVGNPYPSAIDAIDFLTLNTNIDGFINLWTHGTLPNNSIADPFYEDFVYNYTPGDYITYNSSGASAGPGTFSGSIGAGQGFFVLMNHTSATNNETITFNNSLRSSSLSNNQFYRTSNESGKIWLDLIATNGSNVRSLLAYVSNATNNRDRMFDAITNEKLNLNLFSLIGNETMKIQGRSLPFDENDKVPFGIKIPQDGNYSIGIGALEGFFTDQNQNIYLEDLQENIIHNLRETPYSFSSNAGRYTDRFILRYTNETLGNDDLIADESNLWVISSDNLSVKSTKNEILSIRVFDVLGRELAYYPKVNSYETSLNKIQKNNTGLIIQVTLTNGSIINKKVIY from the coding sequence ATGAAAAAAATCTCTTTCATTCTGAAAAACTTTATGGTTTTTCTTTTTTTTGTTTTTACAACTCAATCGTTTTCGCAAACTACTGACACTTTTATAACGTCTGGTTCATGGACAGTCCCTGCAGGTGTTACTTCTGTTACTGTTGAAATATGGGGCGCTGGAGGTGGTGGAGGTGGCTCTAACACTAATGGATCTGGTGGTTCTGGAGGTGGTTCTGGAGCATATGCTTCTAAAACAATGACTGTTACACCATCAACAAACTATACTTTTACAATAGGAGCTGGTGGAATAGGTGGAGCAGCAGGCTCCGCTACCGGTGGTAATGGTGGTGACTCAACAATAAATTTTGGAGGATTAATCACTGCTGGAGGTGGTAATGGTGGCGCAAGAAATTCAGGAGCTGTTGGCACTGGTGGTATTGCAAGTGGAGGTTCAACTAACACTAACGGTAACCCAGGAATAGTTGGTGGCGCATCAGGAGGAAATGGTGGTACTGCTCCCAATGGAGGAGCTGGTGGAACAGGAACTACAAACGCTGCAGGAAACCCAGGTAACACTCCAGGAGCTGGTGGTGGTGGTGGTGAACGTGGCGGCGGCAATCAACCTGGTGGAGATGGAGCAAGAGGAGAAATTCGTTTTACTTACACACCTCCCGTAACTTACTGTGTTCCTACAAATACCTACTCAACTTCTTATTACATAAGTGGAGTAACTACTACAGGTGGGATTGCTAACATCAGTAACACTCCTACTGGTTTTTCACAATATACAAACTATTCTTCATTATTTGTTAGTCAATTACCTGGTAGTAGTTTTTCGTTAAATGCTACTCATCCTTCAAGTACATATGCCTATTCAGTTTGGGTGGATTGGAACAACGATTCTGATTTTAATGATGCAGGAGAAAATGTTCTTTCCACTGGGTATTTATCTACTCCAGCAAGTTTAGGAACAATAACTATTCCTCCAGGACAACCTGTTGGTAGTTATAGAATGCGTATTAGAAATGCTTATTTAAGTAGTCCTGCTCCAGCTTGTGGATCTTTTGATTATGGTGAAGCTGAAGACTATACTATTCAAGTTGTTGCACCTGCAGCATGTTCAGGCACTCCAAGCGCAGGTACAGTTACTACAAACCCTACATCTGGAAATGCAGGCTCAAACTACACGGTTTCTGCCACAGGTTTTACATCAGCTTCTGGACTTACTTTTCAATGGCAATATAGCACAAACGGAGGATCTACTTGGACTAACGCTGGCGCAGCTTCCAGCACTTATTCAAATTATACTGCAATAGCTCCAGCATTAGGAACTACTGTTATATGGCACTTAATCGTTACTTGTACCAATAGTGGACTTAGTGCAACTTCATCAACAGCAACATTTACATCTGTTTCAACAATAAATATCCCTGCTTCTGGAAATAACACAGTTAGTTGTGGCACCAATGTGGTATTATACGATAATGGAGGTGCTTCTTCAGATTATGCAAATAGTTCTTCAGGTTACACAGTTTTAGAAGCTGGTTTAGGAGCAACAATATCTATCTCTGGAAATTATACAACTGAGAGTTTAGACTACATTAGAATATATAGTGGAATTGGAACAGGTGGAACTTTATTAGCAACATACTCAGGGACTGGAGCAATAAATTATACAGGAACAGCTGGACAAACACTAACTGTCCAATTTACTTCTGATAGTTCTGTTGTATATTCTGGATTTGCACTTTCTGTATCATACAGCGGTGTATGTTATCCTGCTTGTTCTGGAACTCCTTCTGGAGGCACAGTAAGCATAAGTCCTGCTTCAGGTATTCCTGGATCATCATACACAGTATCATCAACTGGTTATACCGGTGCAACTGGTTTAAATTTCCAATGGCAATATAGCACTAATGGAGGATCAACTTGGACAAATGCTGGTGCTGCATCAGGAACATATTCAAATTATACAGCAACTGCTCCGGCTTTAGGCACAACTGTAATATGGCAATTAATCGTAACATGTACAAATAGTGGATTAAGTGCAACTTCATCAACAGGTACATTCACATCTGTATCAGCTCAAAATATTCCTACCTCTGGAAGCAATACTGTATCTTGTGGAACAAGCATAGTATTATATGACAATGGAGGATCGGCTTCAGATTATGCAAATAGCTCATCAGGTTACACTGTATTAGAAGCTGGATTAGGAGCTACAATAACAATATCTGGAAATTATACAACCGAAAGTGTTGATTATATCAGAATTTACAATGGCGTAGGAACTGGAGGCACTTTATTAGCTACCTACTCTGGAACTGGAACTATCAATTATACAGGTACAGCTGGACAAACACTTACTATTCAATTTACCTCTGATAGTTCTGTTGTTTATTCAGGTTTTGCACTTTCAGTATCTTACAGTGGAGTTTGTTATCCTGTTTGTTCTGGAACTCCTTCTGGAGGAACTGTTAGCACAAGTCCAAATACAGGTTGGCCAGGTTCATCGTATACTGTCTCTTCAAGTGGTTATACACAAGCACTTAATCTAACTTACCAATGGCAATTTAGTACAGACGCAGGAGTTTCATGGACTAATGCGGGAGCATCTTCTAGTACATATTCAGATTATAGTGCAACTGCACCAACAAGCGGATTGGTTCATTGGCAATTAGTAGTTACATGTACTAATAGTGGTATTTCAAGTAATTCTACCGTTGGAATTTTTACAACTATGGAAGTTAGTAGCGTTGTTACGGGTTGCCCTAATGTAGTTTCAGGAGGATTAGGATTAAACGGAGCTGATCCTGCTCCATTTGATTGTACAGCTAGCACTACTTGTGTAGACTTAGAAGCTACTTACTTAGATCTTGGAGAAACAACGGATTATATTGTAGAACCAATTTTATACAACCCTCCTTTTGCTTTTAACGGACTTGCAAATCCTGTAAGTGTGAATACCGATGACGTTTGGTCTCCTATTGTAAACCTTCCTTTTGATTTTTGTTTCTATGGAAATACTTACAATCAATGTGTTATTGGCTCAAATGGAATATTAACTTTTAACACATCGGTAGCAGGTGGTTCAAGTGGCTACAGCTTTAGTAATAACATTCCTATTAGCGGTGATCCAAGACTACTTGAAAATTCAATCTTTGGTGTATTTCACGATATAAACCCTGGAGTTGGCGGAGAAGTAGGTTGGGAATTAATTACATTACCAACAGGATGTAGAGCATTAGTAGCATCTTGGTATAATGTACCTATGTTTGACGAAAACTCAATACTTTATACAGGTATGATGGTTTTATATGAAAACTCTAATATTATTGAAGTTTATATTCAAGAAAAAAATATTGATAATTTTGGAGCTGGTACTTGGAATGATGGTAATGCTGTTGTAGGTATTCAAAATGCAACTGGAACATTAGCAAGTGTTGCCCCTGGTAGAAATGGACTTGATCCAAACTGGGCAACTACAAATGAAGCTTGGCGATTTGTACCAAATGGAAACTCAATTGCCTCTATTGCATGGTACGAAGGCTCTGGAACAACAGGCCCAGTTGTTGGAACAACTCCTACAATCAATGTTTGTCCAACTTCTACAACAACATATACAGCAGAAATCACTTACACATTATGTGATGGAAGAACAATCAAAGAAATAGATGAAACTACTGTTACAGTAAATGGAGCAAAAGTTTGGAATGGATCAGTTGATACAGATTGGAACGTAGCCAATAACTGGACTCCTAGTGGTGTACCAACAGCAATGGATTGCGTAGTTATTGCAGATACCCCAAACGACCCAATAATCTCAGGAACAAACTATGTAGGATTAGGTTTAAACTTAACCATAAACAACAATGCTACCTTAACTGTTAACTCTAATAACTATTTAACAATTACTGATTGGGTAAACATTAACGCTACTGGTGATTTAGTTCTTCAGAATAGTGCAAGTTTAATTCAAACTAATAATGCAACAAATCAAGGTACAATGCACATGACAAGAACTGCTAATATTAGAAAATTAGATTATGTATATTGGTCTTCACCCGTAACTAATTTTAGCATCAACAGTGTATCACCTGGTACTAATGGATTTAAATACAAATGGCTACCAACAATTCCAGCAAATGTTAATGGATTTGGAAATTGGAACACCGCCAATGAAAATATGGTACTTGGAAAAGGATATATAGTTAGAGGTCCTGATAGCTTTACAAGTTCAGTTGCAGCATTTAATGCCGTTTTCACAGGAACACCAAATAATGGAATTATTACGACTCCTATTCAAAGAGGAACATGGAATGGTGGAAATTACAGCACAGGTGTTTCAACAACATTAGGAACAAATGAGGATGACAATTGGAATTTAGTTGGAAACCCATATCCATCAGCTATTGATGCAATAGACTTTTTAACATTAAACACCAATATTGATGGCTTCATAAATTTATGGACACATGGAACTTTACCAAACAACTCAATAGCAGATCCATTCTATGAAGATTTTGTATATAATTATACTCCTGGAGATTATATTACTTACAATAGCTCTGGAGCTTCAGCAGGACCTGGTACATTTTCAGGTTCTATAGGTGCCGGACAAGGGTTCTTCGTTTTGATGAATCACACTTCAGCAACAAATAACGAAACTATTACCTTTAACAATTCTCTAAGAAGCAGTTCATTAAGTAATAATCAGTTTTATAGAACATCAAATGAAAGTGGTAAAATATGGCTTGATTTAATTGCTACAAACGGATCAAATGTCAGAAGTTTATTAGCTTACGTTTCAAATGCTACTAACAACAGAGATAGAATGTTTGACGCTATAACAAACGAAAAACTAAATTTAAACTTGTTTTCTTTAATAGGAAATGAAACTATGAAAATTCAAGGAAGAAGTTTGCCTTTTGATGAAAACGATAAAGTTCCATTTGGAATAAAAATCCCTCAAGATGGTAACTACTCTATTGGAATAGGTGCATTAGAAGGATTTTTTACCGATCAAAATCAAAACATTTATTTAGAAGACTTACAAGAAAACATCATACACAATTTGAGAGAAACTCCATACAGCTTTAGTTCTAATGCAGGTCGTTATACAGATCGTTTTATCTTAAGATATACGAACGAAACCTTAGGTAATGATGATTTAATTGCAGATGAATCCAATTTATGGGTAATTTCTTCAGACAATTTATCTGTAAAATCTACTAAGAATGAAATTTTATCAATTAGAGTTTTTGATGTTCTAGGAAGAGAATTAGCTTATTATCCAAAAGTTAATAGTTATGAAACTTCATTGAATAAAATTCAAAAAAACAATACAGGTTTAATAATTCAAGTAACACTAACAAATGGTTCAATAATTAACAAAAAAGTTATTTATTAA